From Carya illinoinensis cultivar Pawnee chromosome 5, C.illinoinensisPawnee_v1, whole genome shotgun sequence, one genomic window encodes:
- the LOC122311279 gene encoding pentatricopeptide repeat-containing protein At2g01510, mitochondrial → MLLNTHPNKLYVTLPFEVFPSAVHFSHMPCTPKPSNQPITLTKQAFSTLLKSCSSSQNQLKQLHALLLTTGLSIKNSLITHLLINLTLLGDMSYARQLFDEMHKPRIFLWNTLIKGYVKNELPMEASSIYRQMHVLGVRPDPFTYPFVVKACAKLPELWTGGAVHVHVMKYGLEFVSMVRTELMIMYMKFGELGSADFLFQSVVERDLVAWNALIAACVQNGHASKALGLFRRMGVAGIKPDAVTFVSALSACGQLGCLEIGEEIYEAARNEGIDCNIIVENARLDMYVKCGSIDMARALFINMPQKSVISWSTMILGYAINGESEKALALFSGMQNEGFLPNHVTYLGVLSACSHAGLVNEGWVYFGRMARSSEKNFQPRKEHYACMVDLLGRSGHLEKAYNFIKSMPIEPDAGVWGALLGACAIHHDVKLGQHVADLLFEVAADSASYHVLMSNMYAAAGRWECVDKVRQRMRKKGIKKVAGYSAVEFNSDFHVFYGGDRSHGQSALIYEKLGDLFEQIKSMGYIPKTGSVFHDVETEEKEVTVRTHSEKLAIAFGLINIRPGYPIRVMKNLRTCADCHTFSKFVSKVTMREIILRDKIRFHHFRNGVCSCKDFW, encoded by the coding sequence ATGCTATTAAACACTCATCCCAATAAACTCTACGTCACTCTCCCTTTTGAAGTGTTCCCTTCAGCCGTCCATTTTTCACATATGCCTTGTACCCCAAAACCTTCCAACCAACCAATAACCCTGACCAAGCAAGCCTTTAGTACCCTCTTGAAGTCATGTTCTTCAAGCCAAAACCAGCTCAAACAACTCCATGCACTTCTCCTTACCACAGGCCTATCGATCAAGAACAGCCTTATTACCCATCTTCTCATCAATCTTACGCTCTTGGGTGATATGTCATATGCTCGTCAACTATTCGATGAAATGCACAAGCCGCGAATATTCTTATGGAACACCCTCATTAAAGGATACGTGAAAAATGAGCTTCCCATGGAAGCATCTTCAATTTATAGGCAAATGCACGTTCTTGGTGTTCGTCCTGATCCCTTTACGTATCCATTTGTGGTCAAGGCATGTGCCAAACTGCCTGAACTGTGGACTGGTGGGGCAGTCCATGTCCATGTGATGAAATATGGATTGGAGTTTGTTTCTATGGTGAGGACTGAGCTGATGATAATGTATATGAAATTCGGGGAGCTGGGTAGTGCAGATTTTTTGTTTCAGAGTGTGGTAGAGAGGGATCTAGTGGCGTGGAATGCTTTAATTGCAGCCTGTGTGCAAAATGGACATGCTAGTAAAGCTCTTGGGTTGTTTCGCCGAATGGGTGTCGCTGGAATTAAGCCTGATGCAGTTACATTTGTGAGTGCTCTTTCAGCTTGTGGTCAATTAGGTTGTTTAGAGATTGGGGAGGAAATTTATGAAGCGGCCAGAAATGAAGGGATTGATTGCAATATCATTGTTGAAAATGCACGGCTTGACATGTATGTGAAATGTGGTAGCATTGACATGGCAAGGGCCTTGTTTATAAACATGCCTCAAAAGAGTGTCATTTCTTGGAGTACTATGATTTTGGGTTATGCCATCAATGGGGAGAGTGAAAAGGCACTGGCTTTGTTCTCTGGGATGCAGAATGAGGGATTCCTACCAAACCATGTTACCTATTTAGGGGTTCTATCTGCTTGTAGCCATGCTGGGCTAGTAAATGAAGGCTGGGTATATTTTGGGCGTATGGCTCGATCAAGTGAGAAGAATTTTCAACCAAGAAAAGAGCACTATGCTTGTATGGTTGACCTTCTTGGTCGGTCAGGGCATCTTGAGAAGGCGTATAACTTCATTAAAAGTATGCCCATAGAGCCAGATGCAGGAGTCTGGGGGGCTTTATTGGGTGCCTGTGCAATCCATCATGATGTCAAATTAGGGCAGCATGTAGCAGACTTGCTCTTTGAAGTAGCTGCTGACAGTGCTTCATATCACGTTTTAATGTCTAACATGTATGCAGCTGCTGGGAGGTGGGAATGTGTCGACAAGGTGAGACAGAgaatgcgaaagaaaggcattAAAAAGGTAGCTGGTTATAGTGCAGTTGAATTCAATAGCGATTTTCATGTTTTTTACGGGGGAGATAGATCGCATGGACAGTCAGCCTTAATATACGAGAAGTTAGGGGATTTATTTGAACAGATAAAGAGTATGGGCTACATTCCCAAAACTGGTTCTGTGTTCCATGATGTAGAAACAGAGGAAAAGGAAGTCACAGTCAGGACTCATAGTGAAAAACTTGCTATTGCATTTGGTCTCATCAATATTCGGCCTGGATATCCCATCagggtgatgaagaatttgagaACTTGCGCTGACTGCCATACTTTTTCCAAGTTCGTCTCCAAAGTCACAATGAGGGAGATTATTCTGAGAGATAAGATTCGTTTTCATCATTTTAGAAATGGGGTTTGTTCATGCAAAGACTTTTGGTGA